From Apium graveolens cultivar Ventura chromosome 9, ASM990537v1, whole genome shotgun sequence, the proteins below share one genomic window:
- the LOC141684851 gene encoding uncharacterized protein LOC141684851, whose translation MAVTHADLAPSRRGTDLGSKTGAIVMIFSVLLGLSCFILSLIAETTRSQVTWVSTINAEKYECTYSSSGKKPLLCATGAFGVLAIAMVMEHIYMLVAITKSTDLVTWDPDSKHAKTLTWQAAFFFFTTWICFAVGEILLLIGISVESGHLKNWSASRPNCLVLNQGLFLAAGVFGLTTVFLASGLYITALRAQKLLHEEESTRRQVLEAAMLYASPPRSPGHRLQSLGNESPVTRQHNEQELSMYITAMSKLN comes from the exons ATGGCAGTTACTCATGCTGATCTCGCCCCAAGTCGTCGAGGTACAGACTTAGGCAGCAAAACAGGTGCAATTGTTATGATCTTCTCAGTACTACTTGGCCTAAGTTGCTTCATATTATCTCTCATCGCTGAGACCACTCGCTCCCAG GTGACATGGGTAAGCACAATTAATGCAGAGAAATATGAGTGCACGTACAGCAGCAGTGGAAAGAAACCACTGTTATGTGCTACTGGTGCATTCGGAGTCCTGGCAATTGCCATGGTAATGGAACATATATACATGCTTGTTGCAATTACTAAATCTACTGATTTGGTCACCTGGGATCCTGACTCTAAACATGCCAAAACTCTTACTTGGCAAGCTGCATTTTTCTTTTTCACAACTTG GATTTGTTTTGCTGTCGGAGAGATATTACTATTAATAGGAATAAGTGTGGAATCGGGACATTTGAAAAACTGGTCAGCCTCAAGGCCTAACTGCCTTGTTTTAAACCAAGGACTATTTTTAGCTGCTGGAGTTTTCGGATTAACAACAGTGTTTCTTGCTTCTGGATTATACATTACAGCTTTACGCGCACAAAAACTGTTACACGAAGAAGAAAGCACGCGGCGCCAAGTTTTAGAGGCTGCTATGCTTTATGCATCTCCGCCAAGGTCACCGGGGCATAGGCTTCAAAGTCTTGGAAATGAGAGTCCTGTAACTAGACAGCACAATGAGCAAGAATTATCCATGTACATAACTGCTATGAGCAAGCTAAATTAA